A region of Cheilinus undulatus linkage group 10, ASM1832078v1, whole genome shotgun sequence DNA encodes the following proteins:
- the LOC121515906 gene encoding muscle M-line assembly protein unc-89-like encodes MNASKHALMGLIYHHLKEQGFHSAADELQRHSPQETTKISSSLLDIYNSWLNNSKKKKKADSNFKEQGSSPAKVKPAAASPNKKKAVGLISPLAVKTSKKKSSSTSVKKAPASASTTSVAAPPKQRKSKTATKVETQKKKSVPAKKKKDEGKSAKASKRQTEAKAVAVAAGGDESDSDSSLDVDKWKKRLLQMTEDDMAKMDTINALDSSIPPPKKTRLRKPRAKPPMKANSAVQPNNETAKKNEEVEEKVAAETPAKSSPLKQSSPKKTTPVTSPSILSNQQNVSAVEEPSASTVSLLKHTPKKEKRKAVTPSVEKSCEMSEPKKKKKEISEDNAGENKNESVKAESEERKNIKNKVTEEESGDKPVKKKKKLRATKVDILINETTEMMEDETQNVNNVAVSGPIMQEKKAKKKKKEKADHEEISEQTNAQVENAQPIVEENSEQLSADDAQQIAEEKKVKKKKKKKKTAEVEENLEQSAENIRDDSEQIAEEEKAKEDTNSGENLEQVVKVKKKKKKKDKSDDNNPGQVVEEQTPERSVSEETPEQVTKEKKRKKAPLENDTVHTEPLPSPSPEPQSPQKEEKKKKKSKLRSAEDPEKLQDSTETETLHTPDGDSIKKKKKKSKRQEDV; translated from the exons ATGAACGCATCAAAGCACGCGCTGATGGGGCTGATCTATCACCACCTGAAGGAGCAAGGTTTCCACTCAGCCGCTGACGAGCTTCAGAGGCACAGCCCTCAG gAGACAACAAAAATATCTTCATCATTACTGGACATCTACAATTCATGGTTAAA TAactctaaaaagaaaaagaaagctgaCTCTAACTTTAAAGAACAAGGAAGTTCTCCAGCTAAAG TGAAACCAGCAGCAGCTTCtccaaacaaaaagaaagcagTGGGCCTAATCTCACCTTTAGCA GTCAAAACTTCcaagaagaaaagcagcagtacCTCTGTTAAGAAAGCTCCAGCTTCTGCTTCCACAACATCTGTGGCAGCACCACCAAAGCAAaggaagagtaaaactgcaACAAAAGTCGAGACGCAAAAAAagaag TCTGTGccggcaaaaaagaaaaaagacgaAGGAAAATCAGCAAAGGCATCAAAGCGGCAAACAGAAGCTAAGGCTGtggctgtggctgcaggaggcGATGAGTCAGACTCTGACAGCAGTCTGGACGTGGACAAATGGAAGAAACGGCTCCTGCAGATGACGG AAGATGACATGGCCAAGATGGACACTATCAATGCTCTGGACTCCTCTATACCCCCACCCAAGAAAACAAGACTGAGAAAACCTCGGGCTAAGCCTCCCATGAAAGCAAACTCTGCCGTTCAACCAAATAATGAGACGGCCAAAAAGAATGAAGAGGTGGAGGAGAAAGTTGCCGCAGAAACACCAGCAAAAAGCAGTCCGCTGAAGCAGAGCAGTCCAAAAAAGACGACACCTGTGACCTCTCCCTCCATACTAAGCAACCAGCAAAATGTATCAGCTGTAGAAGAACCATCAGCATCAACTGTCTCCCTGTTAAAACATACAccaaagaaagagaagaggaaagcTGTAACTCCCAGTGTGGAAAAGTCTTGTGAGATGTCTGAGcccaagaagaaaaaaaaggaaataagtgaggACAACGCAggagagaataaaaatgaatctgtCAAAGCTGAAAGTGAAGAGCGCAAAAACATAAAGAATAAAGTCACAGAGGAAGAGTCTGGTGATAAACctgtaaagaaaaagaaaaagcttaGAGCAACAAAGGTAGATATACTAATAAATGAGACAACAGAAATGATGGAGGACGAAACTCAGAATGTTAATAATGTTGCAGTGTCTGGGCCAATAATGCAGGAAAAGAAagccaagaaaaagaaaaaagagaaagctgATCATGAAGAAATTTCAGAGCAAACAAATGCACAAGTAGAAAATGCACAGCCAATagttgaagaaaattcagaGCAATTAAGTGCAGACGATGCTCAACAGATAGCTGAAGAaaagaaagtgaagaaaaagaagaagaagaaaaagacagctGAAGTAGAGGAAAATTTAGAGCAGTCAGCTGAAAACATCAGAGACGATTCAGAACAGatagctgaagaagaaaaagcaaAGGAAGACACAAACAGTGGGGAGAATTTAGAACAGGTAGTTAAggtaaagaagaagaagaagaaaaaggacaaatCTGATGATAACAATCCAGGGCAGGTTGTTGAGGAGCAGACACCAGAGAGGAGTGTCAGTGAGGAAACACCAGAGCAGGTTactaaagagaagaagagaaaaaaggctCCATTGGAAAACGATACAGTTCATACAGAGCCATTGCCTTCACCCAGCCCTGAACCACAAAGTCCCcaaaaagaggagaagaagaaga AGAAGAGCAAGTTGAGGTCAGCTGAAGACCCTGAAAAACTGCAAGACTCAACAGAAACCGAAACCCTCCACACACCCGATGGTGACAGTATAAAGAAG aaaaagaaaaagtcaaagagACAAGAGGACGTTTGA
- the tmco6 gene encoding transmembrane and coiled-coil domain-containing protein 6 → MWRLNKVRHKAGRHPDRLEGIRLKKRVQEKELRQARRDKQLVSKRLLLDEDEDQSETTMDTASEEQDVVSLFHKLQHSVPERELHLKILSKALRDPSAQLTFIKLENSMRLLVGLLTGTNATCRLQAVQCLHELSHSPHTNIALACLPATPYLLTYLSGQSTKFTELCLYTLGNLCPESDVVKEKLLAQGIIPALANCIENQRHNLAVVEAAGFSLSQLLQAKDGAGKIIEMVLASSLPSSLLSVLTPDANFGLAPAIECAWCLHYLICNMEDHRLLLALGVLSHCSSLLVSLGGAVDEGNKEEGLELLICPLLRCVGNLLSSCRVEDLGIQVGDVHIVVTLCALLQAYVKTQPALARECAWVLNNLTAHSSAFCSALLTFNLVPGLIQLLRFSQGINTMIMRVLANITYKEKEFCVQLAHLGLLSALCATLKMADKDMVVLSMDVLFMLVLSGPQVTEEFLRQGGLSQVEALQYNTEKEIRRRATYLLENHLFSS, encoded by the exons ATGTGGAGGTTAAACAAGGTTCGCCACAAAGCTGGTCGACACCCTGATCGCTTGGAGGGGATCCGGCTAAAGAAGAGAGTGCAAGAAAAAG AGTTGAGACAGGCCCGCAGAGACAAACAGCTCGTGAGCAAAAGACTCCTGCTTGATGAAGAtgaggaccaatcagagaccaCCATGGATACTGCCTCAGAAGAGCAG GATGTTGTcagtttatttcacaaacttcAACACAGTGTGCCGGAGAGAGAGCTCCACCTGAAAATTTTGAGTAAAGCTCTACGTGACCCCTCAGCTCAGCTCACCTTTATCAA GCTGGAGAACAGCATGCGTCTTCTGGTTGGTCTCCTCACTGGCACAAATGCAACGTGCCGTCTGCAGGCTGTTCAGTGTCTTCATGAGTTGTCTCACTCCCCTCACACAAACATAGCATTGGCGTGTCTACCTGCGACCCCCTACCTGCTCACCTATTTGTCTGGCCAAAGCACCAAGTTTACT gAGCTGTGTCTCTACACACTGGGTAACTTGTGCCCAGAAAGTGATGTTGTGAAAGAGAAACTCCTTGCTCAGGGAATTATACCAGCTCTGGCCAACTGCATAGAG aatcAGAGACATAACCTTGCTGTGGTAGAGGCTGCAGGTTTCAGCCTCTCTCAGCTTCTCCAGGCTAAAGATGGAGCAGGAAAAATAATTGA GATGGTCCTGGCTTCCAGCTTACCTTCAAGTTTGTTATCAGTCCTAACTCCTGACGCAAACTTTGGTCTGGCACCTGCCATCGAGTGTGCGTGGTGTCTTCATTACCTCATATGCAA TATGGAAGATCACAGATTGCTGTTGGCTCTTGGGGTGCTCTCACACTGCAGTTCACTATTAGTGTCACTAGGTGGTGCTGTGGATGAAGGAAACAAAGAAGAAGGGCTGGAGCtg CTCATCTGTCCTCTGCTAAGATGTGTGGGAAACCTACTCTCCTCCTGCCGAGTGGAAGACCTAGGCATCCAAGTCGGTGACGTTCACATTGTAGTTACTTTGTGTGCACTTCTTCAGGCCTACGTTAAAACTCAGCCCGCCTTGGCCAGAGAGTGTGCCTGGGTCCTCAACAATCTCACAG CTCACTCCAGTgctttctgctctgctctgctgacTTTCAACTTAGTCCCTGGACTTATTCAGCTCCTTCGGTTCTCTCAAGGCATTAACACCATG ATCATGAGGGTTCTAGCAAACATCACCTACAAGGAAAAGGAGTTCTGTGTCCAGCTAGCCCACCTTGGATTGCTGTCAGCACTTTGTGCAACTCTAAAAATGGCCGACAAGGACATGGTGGTCCTGAGCATGGATGTCTTGTTCATGCTAGTACTTAGTGGTCCACAG GTGACAGAGGAGTTTCTGAGGCAGGGCGGGCTTTCACAGGTAGAAGCTCTTCAGTACAACACTGAGAAAGAGATAAGACGAAGAGCAACGTATCTCCTGGAAAACCATCTATTTAGTTCCTAg
- the LOC121516254 gene encoding membrane-spanning 4-domains subfamily A member 4D-like produces MMEGIESTTRERTTGKDENQGVDSKVLGGNKPLHRFVQKEPRSLGIVILIFGCAEILMGFHLASEDLTNSFKIYIPFWQGILFLVCGSLSIYTEIHPSKKMVTVSLAMYVVSLLGLLVSCGFRIVSFTEYEELSWGYSYRDKDHWDVYRTNQIYGIEGLLFTSSLCVLVMLIFLCVIARLALRSTRTQVILQHIVTPQGETTSN; encoded by the exons ATGATGGAGGGAATCGAGTCAACAACAAGAGAAAGAACAACAGGAAAGGATGAGAACCAGGGTGTTGACAGCAAGGTGCTTGGTGGTAATAAACCTCTGCATCGCTTTGTTCAAAAAGAGCCCAGGAGTCTTGGG ATTGTCATCCTGATCTTTGGCTGTGCAGAGATCCTGATGGGATTTCATTTGGCCAGTGAAGACCTGACGAATTCTTTTAAAATCTACATTCCCTTCTGGCAGGGGATTCTG TTTCTTGTCTGTGGAAGTCTGTCCATCTACACTGAGATTCATCCATCAAAGAAGATG GTGACGGTGTCTTTGGCCATGTATGTGGTTTCCCTTCTGGGACTTCTTGTCTCCTGTGGCTTCAGGATAGTCTCCTTTACCGAATACGAAGAGCTAAGCTGGGGCTACAGTTACAGGGATAAGGATCACTGGGACGTTTACCGAACA AATCAGATTTATGGCATTGAAGGCTTGTTGTTTACCTCCTCTCTGTGCGTTTTGGTGATGCTGATCTTCCTGTGCGTCATTGCACGTTTAGCTCTGAGATCCACACGCACCCAA GTTATTCTCCAGCACATCGTAACCCCTCAGGGAGAAACAACATCAAACTGA
- the LOC121516253 gene encoding membrane-spanning 4-domains subfamily A member 4D-like translates to MKTKKKTQVKSSLLMMDGTESTTRDRTTGKDENQGADSKVLFSGKPLHRFVRKEPRSLGIVIVIFGCAEFLMGFHLASAELINSCKIYIPFWQGILFLVCGSLSIYSEIHPSKKMVTVSLAMYVVSLLGIAVSACYRIVCLFTYGFRYKDRSDPWDTYRTDQIEGIEGMLLTSSLCVSVMLIFLCVIARLALRSTRTQVIVQHIVAPQRDTTPN, encoded by the exons atgaaaaccaaaaaaaag ACACAAGTAAAGAGTAGTCTGCTGATGATGGATGGAACTGAGTCAACAACAAGAGACAGAACAACAGGAAAGGATGAGAACCAGGGTGCAGACAGCAAGGTGCTGTTTTCTGGTAAACCTCTGCATCGTTTTGTTCGAAAAGAGCCCAGGAGTCTTGGG ATTGTCATTGTGATCTTTGGCTGTGCAGAGTTCCTGATGGGATTTCATTTGGCCAGCGCAGAGCTGATTAATTCTTGTAAAATCTACATTCCCTTCTGGCAGGGCATTCTG TTTCTTGTCTGTGGAAGTCTGTCCATCTACAGTGAGATTCATCCATCAAAGAAGATG GTGACGGTGTCGTTGGCCATGTATGTGGTTTCCCTGCTGGGAATTGCTGTCTCTGCTTGCTACAGGATAGTCTGCCTCTTCACCTATGGCTTCCGATATAAAGACCGCTCTGATCCTTGGGACACTTACAGAACA gatCAGATTGAGGGCATTGAGGGCATGTTGCTTACCTCCTCTCTGTGTGTATCAGTGATGCTCATCTTCCTGTGTGTCATTGCGCGTTTAGCTCTGAGATCCACACGCACCCAA GTTATTGTCCAGCACATCGTAGCACCACAGAGAGACACAACACCAAATTGA
- the aldob gene encoding fructose-bisphosphate aldolase B, with amino-acid sequence MTHQFPSLTPEQKKELSDIAQRIVAPGKGILAADESTGTMGKRLQKINVENTEENRRCFRDLLFSVDDSIANSVGGVIFFHETLYQKSDSGKLFPQVIKDKGIVVGIKVDKGTAGLNGTDGETTTQGLDGLSERCAQYKKDGCDFAKWRCVLKISDGCPSALGIAENANVLARYASICQQNGLVPIVEPEILPDGDHDLLRCQYVTEKVLAAVYKALSDHHVYLEGTLLKPNMVTAGHSCTKKYTPQEVAMATVTALRRTVPAAVPGICFLSGGQSEEEASLNLNAINQVPLHRPWKLSFSYGRALQASALAAWQGKAANKAAAQEAFCSRAKINGLASKGEYKPTGTADQASMQSLYTASYVY; translated from the exons ATGACTCATCAGTTCCCATCCCTAACTCCGGAGCAGAAGAAGGAGCTCTCTGACATCGCTCAGAGAATTGTGGCTCCAGGAAAAGGAATCTTGGCTGCAGATGAATCAACAG GAACCATGGGAAAGCGTCTCCAGAAGATCAACGTGGAGAACACAGAGGAGAACCGCCGCTGCTTCCGTGACCTCCTGTTCTCCGTTGACGACTCCATCGCTAACAGTGTGGGAGGGGTCATCTTCTTCCATGAGACGCTTTATCAGAAATCAGATAGCGGCAAGCTCTTTCCCCAGGTCATCAAGGATAAGGGCATTGTTGTCGGCATCAAG GTGGACAAAGGCACAGCTGGTCTGAATGGAACAGATGGGGAGACAACCACACAGG GTCTCGATGGCCTCTCAGAGCGCTGTGCTCAGTACAAGAAGGACGGCTGTGACTTTGCCAAGTGGAGGTGTGTACTTAAGATCTCAGACGGCTGCCCGTCTGCCCTCGGCATTGCAGAAAACGCCAACGTCCTTGCCAGATATGCCAGTATCTGCCAACAG AACGGGCTGGTGCCCATTGTGGAGCCAGAGATCCTCCCTGACGGTGACCACGACCTACTACGCTGCCAGTATGTCACAGAGAAG GTTCTGGCTGCTGTGTACAAGGCTCTGTCTGACCACCACGTGTACCTGGAGGGCACTCTGCTCAAGCCCAACATGGTCACTGCTGGACACTCCTGCACTAAGAAGTACACCCCTCAGGAGGTTGCTATGGCGACGGTGACTGCTCTGAGGCGTACTGTCCCTGCTGCTGTGCCTG GCATCTGCTTCCTGTCTGGCGGTCAGAGCGAGGAGGAGGCCTCCCTCAACCTGAATGCCATTAATCAGGTGCCCCTTCATCGCCCCTGGAAGCTGTCCTTTTCTTACGGTCGTGCACTTCAGGCCTCTGCTCTTGCAGCCTGGCAGGGCAAAGCTGCCAACAAAGCAGCCGCACAGGAAGCTTTCTGCAGCAGAGCCAAG ATTAACGGTCTGGCCTCCAAAGGAGAGTACAAGCCCACAGGCACAGCTGACCAGGCCTCTATGCAGTCTCTGTACACCGCTAGCTATGTCTATtaa